CTACGCGGGAGAGCCCGTCGTCCTCGCAGCGCACGATATGGGCACGTCGGTCGCCACGGAGCTGCTCGCGCGCGACCTGGAAGGACGGCTCTCGTTCCCCCTCGCAGGCGTGCTCCTGTTCAACGGCAGCATGGTGATCGAGAAGGCGAGCCTCACGATCAGCCAGAAGGTCCTGCGCAGCCGCCTCGGCCCGCTGATGGCGCGACTCAGCAACGAACGCGCCTTCCGCGCACAGTTCGCCAGGATCTTCTCCGCCGACTATCCCCTTACGCCCGAGGAAGCGGCCGACCAGTGGGCGCTGCTGGCCCACAACGGAGGGCACCGAATCCTCGACCGGCTCACGTACTACCT
The nucleotide sequence above comes from Candidatus Methylomirabilota bacterium. Encoded proteins:
- a CDS encoding alpha/beta hydrolase, which gives rise to YAGEPVVLAAHDMGTSVATELLARDLEGRLSFPLAGVLLFNGSMVIEKASLTISQKVLRSRLGPLMARLSNERAFRAQFARIFSADYPLTPEEAADQWALLAHNGGHRILDRLTYYLHERVTHAERWHGALRNWPGRLELAWAGRDPICTEAVLEAVLALRPAAPLTRMPELGHYPQLEDPDAAAAIVARAAASV